From Bacillus sp. FSL K6-3431, the proteins below share one genomic window:
- a CDS encoding FxsA family protein, which produces MKYLFFVFIIVPALEIGLFILAGKSIGVLATVALIILTGLLGAYLAKRQGMEALKKVQEQWRQGQPPGNAMLDGLCVLVGGIMLLAPGFITDIIGMLLLLPITKNLIRPLLLKMLKKHFLQKKQVYISLKKSQTALFLLRNYYDLMYCKVVLF; this is translated from the coding sequence TTGAAATATTTATTCTTTGTTTTTATCATTGTACCAGCACTCGAAATTGGGTTATTTATTCTTGCTGGAAAATCAATTGGGGTACTTGCAACTGTGGCCCTTATTATTTTAACAGGTTTACTTGGTGCATATCTTGCGAAGCGTCAAGGTATGGAAGCATTGAAAAAAGTGCAAGAGCAATGGCGTCAAGGTCAGCCTCCGGGAAACGCAATGTTGGATGGGCTCTGTGTGTTAGTCGGTGGGATAATGCTATTAGCTCCGGGATTTATAACCGATATTATCGGTATGCTCTTACTTTTACCTATAACAAAAAACCTGATAAGACCACTATTGTTAAAAATGCTAAAAAAGCACTTTTTGCAAAAAAAACAAGTATATATATCGCTAAAAAAGAGCCAAACGGCTCTTTTTTTGCTGAGAAATTATTATGATCTTATGTATTGTAAAGTCGTTCTATTTTGA